TTGCGGATGCCAAAGGTACCGACAAAGACTTCTATACCGGGAAGCTCGCCACCACTCGGTTTTACGTCAAGAATGTCCTTCCGCAGATCACTTTGAGACGAAAGCTCATCGAGGCCTCAGACCTCGACCTGATGGACGTTCCAGAGTCGGCGTTTTAAGCCACGCGACCGAGTCGAGCACAAAGGCATACGAGTGAGAGAAGGTCAGTCTCGACTCCCTCCCAGAACGAGAGTCCTTCTTCGCGTGTGACGTGAAGCACCTCGTACTCTTGCTGCTGAAGCGATGTCTGACTAAGGGCGATCTGAATGTGATGAGGGCCATTGACCGTCTCGTTTTCGACGAGTTCGACGATGGTGGCGCGATCTTCAGAAATCTCCGCTAGCCACGCTTCCATATCCACCTCGCCAGACCGACTGTGCTCGAGCGTCAGGAACCAATCGTCAAAATATGCGACTGACGTACTGACCACCCTGCCCTTCTCGTCTTTGACCTTTCGGACAAAGAGCGCCTTTTCGGCCCAATCACCCCAGGTGTCATAGAGCTCATCGAGACGCGCACCACCATGAACAAAATCAGGTGGAAAGGTCTGTGTCATCGAGCGCTCGCGCTGCAAATGACGCTGGTAGATGGATTGAACAGGACGACGAGTGATGGTGGTTTGCGTATTCATAAGCCTCTCCGTGGCGAAAAACATCATGTACTGAACAAGTACTCCCTACTGAACAAACTTATACTGTACAGATGACCACTGTTCAAGTTTTCACCCTACTTTTTTTCAAATAGTCTGTGAGATTGAGTTTCCGCCACAAATTGTGTAGGTGGAGTCGCGCTGCGGAGTGCGGCCAGAGTTGTGGAGTTGCCAATGTCCAACGAAGAAATCCAAAAGATCACCCGAAGACTTCATAATCGCATGGGACGTGCGATTAAGGACTTTCAACTGCTCGAGGACCAAGACCGCGTTCTGGTATGTCTCTCTGGCGGCAAGGACTCCTACACTTTGCTCAAGCTTTTGATGGAATTGCAGTCGCGTGCGCCGGTGAAATTCGAGCTTGTGGCGTTCCACCTCGACCAAAAGCAGCCCGGATATCCAGCTGGGACCATGGAGTCTTACCTTCAAGACCTTGGGATCGCGTGGGAGATTTGCGAGGAAGACACTTATTCGGTGGTACAGGAGAAGCTCGCGCCTGATGCAACCCCTTGCTCGCTCTGTTCAAGGCTGCGCCGTGGATTGATCTACAAGCACGCTGAGGCGCACGGGTGCAACAAGATTGCCCTTGGCCACCATCGTGATGACAGCATCGAAACGCTGCTCATGAACATGTTCCACACCGGACAGATGCAAGGAATGCCTGCCAAATACACCACTGACGATGGGCGCTTCGAAGTGATTCGCCCCCTGATCTACGTGGCTGAACACGAGATCATCCAATACGCAGACCACGCTGGCTTTCCCATTATCCCTTGCAATCTCTGTGGCTCGATTGAAGGGCAGCGCAAGTTCATGAAGAACCTGCTCGACGACCTCGAAGGGCGTATCCCTCACGTTCGGCACAGCCTTTTGGCCTCCATGCAGAACGTACGAACCACACATTTGTTGGACCCGTCTCTCCTCGCCTCAGATGCTGAACCCGCGCTTCCGAGCGCCGGTTGCGGCAACGAGCTCTTCTAGAGCCACCTTTGAAAGTCAACGCGATCGATACCACCACGGGGCCCCTGGTCACGAAGTCCCTGCAGCTAGCCTGGCCGGCCGTGCTGCAAGCGATCTTGATCAATTTTTACGCGTTTAACGACTACCTCTTTGTTGGCATGACCGACGACCACGCGGCCACAGCCGCGCTTTCGTCGTGCTTTGCGATTCTCATCATCCAGTACACACTCACCCGCATCATTCCCACCGGCGGCACCACGCTGATCGCGCATTACACTGGCGCGAAGGATTTGGACCGTGTTGCACGCGTCTTTCGCTCTTCCATGAGTGCTAGTCTACTTTGGGGATTTGTCGTCGCGGGGGTCTCCCTGGCAGGTCTTGATTGGATCGTGGCGGTAAACAACGCTTCTCCCGAGGTTTCTGCACGCATTGCCGACTACCTCTGGGTCCTGCTCGCCAGTACTCCCGCATTTGCGCTCATGGTTGTGGTGGACGGGACGTTTCGAGCTCGGGGAAACATGAAGGTGCCGCTGACTCTAGAAGTGGCGAGTTTGGTGCTCAATACGTTTCTGAACTGGGTGTTGGTCCTTGGGAACCTGGGCGCACCGGCGATGGGTATAGAGGGTGCCGCAATTGCGACCGCGATTAGCCGCCTTCTGCCTGGCATCGTGGGGCTCCTACTTATGTTGAGAGGACATCTTGGATTCGAGGTGCTTACAAATGCACGAGCTTTAGCGTGGATTCCTGAGCTCGACCTAGTCAGACGGATGGTTCGCATCGGCTTCTTCGAGAGTATGTCCAGTGCGCTCTATGGCGTGGTCTACATCGTGCTGAATCGAATGGCTGGTGAGCTTGGAAGCGCTGCTCAAGGTGGTCTTGGTGCGGGCTTACGTGGCATCGAATGGTTGGGATTTGCCTTCGCGGACGGGTTTCTGACCGCAAGTGTCACGGTTGTCGGCCAAAACCTTGGAGCTGGAAAGCCCAAGCGAGCATGGCACGGAGCGTGGCTCAACGCGGCCCTCTCGGCGCTCACATGTCAACTTGTGGGCGTCGCTTTCCTACTCTTCCCCCAAGAACTATCGGCGTTGGTAACTTCGGATCCTGAGACGCTTCGATATGCCACAGAATACGTCTATATCATCGGCTGGGTGATGTGGGCGGTCGGGTTTGAAATGGCCTTCTATGGCGTCTTCACTGGCTGGGGACGTACTGAAATCACACTTTTAGTATCCGGTTTGACGAACATCTTGAGGATACCTCTTGCAGTGCTTCTGCTCTTTGGCGCGAGTTCTTTTGTCAGCGGGATGCAGTGGTCGATCTTCGGGGTTGGAAGTGCGCCGGAGGTGGTCGGCGAGTTCAGTGCGCTCGCCTGGGTGATTGGCTCGACGGCGGTCCTTAAGGCCCTGATTTATATCGTGTACATGGCGCGCCGTCGCTCCCTCTGAGTCCCCTCTTCTACTTGTTAATCGCAACCAAGAGCAGGCAAATCCAGCCCACGATGAACGCCACGCCACCAATTGGGGTAATCGCCCCCAACATGCGAATTCCCGTAAAGGCCATCGTGTAGAGTGACCCGGAAAAAAGAAGAATGCCCGCCACAAACGACCAGCCGGCGACTGTAGCTGCTTGTGATTGCGTCTCACCCACCAACCAGGCCACAGCGAGCAATGCCAATGCGTGGTACATCTGATACTGGGCAGCCGTCTCGAAGACCTCGAAAAGTCTCGGCTCAAGTTTGCCTTTCAGCGCATGGGCACCAAAAGCACCTGCCGCTACGGAAAGCCCGCCAAAGACGCTACCCAACAATAAGAAAATCTTCATAACGACCTACTTCGATTTACGACTCGAAAAGAAACGCCAAACGCCTAAGAGCAAACCTAGGCCCACGAGGAGCGGAAAGAGCGCAAAACCTGCACGGATGAGGCCGCCCGTCACAAAGGCGGTGATTTCGGCGCCGTCCTCAAAAGCGGAAGTCACTTGGCCAAACCCGCCCGGCTTCTCCTCCATCAACACAAGGTGAATCGTGGACATTTCCACTTGGGAGTTTAAGGCCTTTGCACGCCCATCCAACGAATCGATCTCAGCGCGAACTCGCGCGAGTTCACGTTCTATCTCGAGGATTTCTGAGACGGTCTGCGCTTGTTGAAGGAGTTCATTCAGTCTGCCTTCAAGTGCGCGCTGATTTTTTAGCTTCGCCGCGAGGTCAACCGTTTCCCCCGTCACATCCTTGGTAGAAACCGACTGCGAAACCACCTCACCAAGGCCAGCCAACGCGCTCATCGCTGAATCGAACTTTGATTCAGGGACGCGCAAACTCATGGTCATACGACGGGTGTCGTAGTCTGAGAGTTCGCTGGTTTCTATGTATCCCTCGGCATCGCCAATCAGTTTCTCAACTGACTTATGCGCACTTTCGAGACTCTCGAGCTCGATGGTAATCGACCCATTTTTGATGATCTGCCGAGGCGAATCGCCGTCTGCGCTCTCCTCTTGTGCGGGTGGCGGCGGTGGCTCCTGTTTAGACTGGCAACCGACTGCCAAAGCCAAAGATATCAACAATAAGAATGCCCAATATTTCATTTCTACTCCATGCTCTCTGGCGAAAACATAGCAGACCACAGCGTGGAATGCTCTTTGAGAAATCTCGGACGGAGGCCTCGGGCCCACTTTGAATTTTCTCGAGAATCCACACGTCTTTATGGTTGAGATGAACGTGCCAACGGAGGCAACCATGAGTAGATGTAAACATGAAATTCCAGGAAACGCGATGTACTGCCCCTTTTGCGGAGCACGTAATGAGGCCGCTCCAGTGAATATGGGACCTCTACAATCACTCATCGAGTCCTCGGACGTAGACGTAGAGCTTGACGATGTGCCCGGACGCTCACGCATTGGCGTGCTTTTGGCCGGATTGGCTCTCGCCGGCGTAATCGGGCTTACTGCGATTGTGTCGCTTACCGTTTCAGATTCAGAGCCTGCGCCAGCGCAACCAGCCGAAGTCATCGCTGAGGTTGTGGAAATCCCCGCAGAAATCACTCCGGAGTTCAGCGCACAAAACCTGCAAATCCACACCCAATCCGGCGTGGCAGAACTGAGCTATATGGGCTCACCGCTCATCGCCTTCAGTTCGCATCAAGGCAGCCGCTACGACTCAGTGGAAGAACGCGCGGAGGCCATGAAGCTTAGAATGAGTCATGCGTTTGCGTCCGAAGCGACCCCGAAATTCCGAGCCAAAATGGTGGATGGAGCGTACCAAGTGGTCTGGCAGAAAGCCGACTCGGACTTCCTCATCACCGACATCACCAGGTCAGATGTCAAGAATTGGGAGAAAGTAAACGGAAACTCGTCAGAGGCAATCCTCGCGAACCTCGTCGCGGACCGGCTCAACTTTCTCCTTTCCTTAGAGCCCGTTCCAAGGGCTTGAATTACTTCTTCGCCTCCCCGAGAACCGCATTGAGTTCCAGTGGTTTTCCATCCCTCAACACTTTCACAACGACCTCTTGGCCCGCCTTGTGTTGACGCAAAGCGAACGCGAAGTCTTGTAGTGATGTCACATCAAACTCGCCGAACTTGACGATGATGTCGTCCTTCTTGAGCCCCGCCTTATCAGCAGCACTTCCCGGCCTAGCGCCGCTAACCTTGACCCCTGGCTGGTTTGGGTCGCCGAACGAAGGAATGGAGCCAAAGCTTGGACCGTAGCCTCTTGAGCCGTCGCCGCCGCGGTCACCCTGCGCCGTGTTCTTAAGGGCGACATAGGTGGGCGCTTCCGTTTGATTCGCCAGCTCATGGACCGCGCGCAGCGCCATCGTGGCCACGTCCACCATACCTTCGGTGTTTAGCGTCTCCGGGGTGTCGTCCGGCGTATGGTAGGCATCGTGGACGCCTGTAAAGAAGGCGAGCACAGGCACATTGGCGAGCGTAAAGGACATGTGGTCGCTCGGTCCAAATCCGCTCGGGTCCAGCATCAGGTTAAGCCCCAAGCCAGCCGATGCTCGTCGGACGGTTTCGCGAAGCGTCATCCCCGTTCCAACGCCCATCACATGTAAGGTTTTTTCCCGAAGGCGCCCCACCATATCGAGATTCACCATCGCCGCGATTTTGCGGTCCTTCAGGGGACCAGCGCCCACAAAGTGCGAGCTTCCGAGAAGTCCTGACTCCTCCGCACTAAAGCCAATGAACACGATATCGCGTTGCCGAGGTTGATCTTTGAGCAGACGAGCCAACTCGAGCATGGTCGCGACACCAGATGCGTTATCGTCTGCTCCGGGATGCACTGCTTGAACGCCAGGCCTCATGCTCCCTTCGCCTCCCATACCTAGGTGGTCGTAGTGTGCTCCGACCACGAGCACCTCCGCGTTATCGTTTCCGGACGGTAGCATCCCGACAATATTCGCGACTTCGCCCCGTTGACGTTCAATCTGAACCTTGAGTTTGACCTTGCCCATGTCTCGACCATTGCCCCGATACCGCTCAAGCTCCGAGACTTTGTTGCCGTAGAGGTCAATCATGGCCTGCCAAGTCAAATGCACCACAGGAATCCCGAGTTCCGACGTCACTCCCGAGAACTGAATCAGCGTATCCGTTTCTTGGCCGCGTGGTCTTGGGTTCGCGATGATGACCGCGGCCGCACCTTGATGACGCGCCTGAATGGCCTTGTATCTAAGGTCGCTCTCTCGCACCGGATTCTTTCCTTCGAACCGACTCTTTTCGTCGTCGCGCTCAGGCTCGTAGCGAAACATCATGACCACTTTTCCACTCACATCGATGGGCTTTTCGTCGCGGTCTTTGTAATCATCATGGTCGTACTCATTGCTTTGAATGCCCCACCCCACCCAGACCACGTCGCCTTCCACCTCACCGGAAGACGAGAAAGGGAGCGGCCTAAACGCTTTGGGACCCAGGGTCTTCTTATCGAGCTCAAACGCAGCAGTTTTGACCTTGGACGAAACTGCGACCTCAAAGGGGTCACGATACGAACCGCCGAGAGGTGCCAAGCCGATCTCTTTGAATTGGGCCTCCAACCATTGACCTGCCTTCTCGAGGCCAGGTGTACCAAGCCCACGGCCCGCCATTTCTTCGGTAGTTAGGCTTTGAACGTCAGACATGAGTCGTTCAGCACTGATTCCGGCCGTTTTGGATTCTACGAAATCAGGCGCTACGTCTGTCCAATCGGCCACAAAGACGTTGGTTTCACCGTCTTCTTCCCCATCTCTATTCGAGGCAAAGATGAGCTTGGAGCCGTCGTAGGAAAACATCGGGAACGAATCGAAGAGAGGACTGTAGGTAACCCTCTCAAGCCCGCTTCCATCCACGTTGATGAGGTAAAGGTCGAAGTTTCGGCCCCCTGGATCATCCATATTTGAGGAGAAGATGATTCGCTGTCCGTCGGGATGGAAATAGGGAGCAAAATTGGCCGAACCGTTGGCCAAGATCTCGCGCTTGTCCGTTCCGTCGGCATTCATCACCATAAGGTTCATTACCCCAGGCCGCACCAAGTTCTGGTCACGTAACTTTCGGTAGTCTTCCAAATCCTCGCCGGTTGGATGGTTAGCGCGGTAGACGATCTTGGAGCCGTCTCGACTAAAGAAGGCACCACCGTCATAGCCTTCCTCGGTGGTGAGTTGCTTGAGGTCGCTCCCGTCGATATTCATCGACCAGATGTCGACATCTCCACTCCTGAGGCTGGTAAAGAGGATCCGATCCCCTTGAGGTGAGACCACAGCCTCAGCATCGTAGCCGGGGTGAGGGGCGAGCACCTCAGGGTTTTCGCCGTTCGGGCCGGCTTTGTAGATTTCGAAGTCCGCAAGCAAGGGCCAAACGTAGCCTTTCGAATGGTCAGGCTTCGGCGGACACGTCTTCTGAGTTGCATGACTTGAACTATAAATTATCCCAGAGTTGTCTGGTAGAATGAACGAACAGGTGGTCCGGCCGAGGCCGGTAGAGACGAGGCGTTGGTTGCTTCCATCCGCCTCCATGCGGAAAATCTGATCACATTGGAAACCTTCGCGCGTAGCCTGGAAAATGATCTCTTGGCCATCGGCGGAGAAATACGCCTCC
This Microvenator marinus DNA region includes the following protein-coding sequences:
- a CDS encoding DUF423 domain-containing protein codes for the protein MKIFLLLGSVFGGLSVAAGAFGAHALKGKLEPRLFEVFETAAQYQMYHALALLAVAWLVGETQSQAATVAGWSFVAGILLFSGSLYTMAFTGIRMLGAITPIGGVAFIVGWICLLLVAINK
- a CDS encoding MATE family efflux transporter: MKVNAIDTTTGPLVTKSLQLAWPAVLQAILINFYAFNDYLFVGMTDDHAATAALSSCFAILIIQYTLTRIIPTGGTTLIAHYTGAKDLDRVARVFRSSMSASLLWGFVVAGVSLAGLDWIVAVNNASPEVSARIADYLWVLLASTPAFALMVVVDGTFRARGNMKVPLTLEVASLVLNTFLNWVLVLGNLGAPAMGIEGAAIATAISRLLPGIVGLLLMLRGHLGFEVLTNARALAWIPELDLVRRMVRIGFFESMSSALYGVVYIVLNRMAGELGSAAQGGLGAGLRGIEWLGFAFADGFLTASVTVVGQNLGAGKPKRAWHGAWLNAALSALTCQLVGVAFLLFPQELSALVTSDPETLRYATEYVYIIGWVMWAVGFEMAFYGVFTGWGRTEITLLVSGLTNILRIPLAVLLLFGASSFVSGMQWSIFGVGSAPEVVGEFSALAWVIGSTAVLKALIYIVYMARRRSL
- a CDS encoding DUF4349 domain-containing protein gives rise to the protein MKYWAFLLLISLALAVGCQSKQEPPPPPAQEESADGDSPRQIIKNGSITIELESLESAHKSVEKLIGDAEGYIETSELSDYDTRRMTMSLRVPESKFDSAMSALAGLGEVVSQSVSTKDVTGETVDLAAKLKNQRALEGRLNELLQQAQTVSEILEIERELARVRAEIDSLDGRAKALNSQVEMSTIHLVLMEEKPGGFGQVTSAFEDGAEITAFVTGGLIRAGFALFPLLVGLGLLLGVWRFFSSRKSK
- a CDS encoding M20/M25/M40 family metallo-hydrolase, whose product is MKILISAALFLGLTAFSCSTNPPSPEPIKEKSPPNAAKATILNGEWRLQNLRKLTSGGENAEAYFSADGQEIIFQATREGFQCDQIFRMEADGSNQRLVSTGLGRTTCSFILPDNSGIIYSSSHATQKTCPPKPDHSKGYVWPLLADFEIYKAGPNGENPEVLAPHPGYDAEAVVSPQGDRILFTSLRSGDVDIWSMNIDGSDLKQLTTEEGYDGGAFFSRDGSKIVYRANHPTGEDLEDYRKLRDQNLVRPGVMNLMVMNADGTDKREILANGSANFAPYFHPDGQRIIFSSNMDDPGGRNFDLYLINVDGSGLERVTYSPLFDSFPMFSYDGSKLIFASNRDGEEDGETNVFVADWTDVAPDFVESKTAGISAERLMSDVQSLTTEEMAGRGLGTPGLEKAGQWLEAQFKEIGLAPLGGSYRDPFEVAVSSKVKTAAFELDKKTLGPKAFRPLPFSSSGEVEGDVVWVGWGIQSNEYDHDDYKDRDEKPIDVSGKVVMMFRYEPERDDEKSRFEGKNPVRESDLRYKAIQARHQGAAAVIIANPRPRGQETDTLIQFSGVTSELGIPVVHLTWQAMIDLYGNKVSELERYRGNGRDMGKVKLKVQIERQRGEVANIVGMLPSGNDNAEVLVVGAHYDHLGMGGEGSMRPGVQAVHPGADDNASGVATMLELARLLKDQPRQRDIVFIGFSAEESGLLGSSHFVGAGPLKDRKIAAMVNLDMVGRLREKTLHVMGVGTGMTLRETVRRASAGLGLNLMLDPSGFGPSDHMSFTLANVPVLAFFTGVHDAYHTPDDTPETLNTEGMVDVATMALRAVHELANQTEAPTYVALKNTAQGDRGGDGSRGYGPSFGSIPSFGDPNQPGVKVSGARPGSAADKAGLKKDDIIVKFGEFDVTSLQDFAFALRQHKAGQEVVVKVLRDGKPLELNAVLGEAKK
- the ttcA gene encoding tRNA 2-thiocytidine(32) synthetase TtcA: MSNEEIQKITRRLHNRMGRAIKDFQLLEDQDRVLVCLSGGKDSYTLLKLLMELQSRAPVKFELVAFHLDQKQPGYPAGTMESYLQDLGIAWEICEEDTYSVVQEKLAPDATPCSLCSRLRRGLIYKHAEAHGCNKIALGHHRDDSIETLLMNMFHTGQMQGMPAKYTTDDGRFEVIRPLIYVAEHEIIQYADHAGFPIIPCNLCGSIEGQRKFMKNLLDDLEGRIPHVRHSLLASMQNVRTTHLLDPSLLASDAEPALPSAGCGNELF